A genomic window from Carassius carassius chromosome 29, fCarCar2.1, whole genome shotgun sequence includes:
- the LOC132110048 gene encoding protein sprouty homolog 1-like, which produces MDHHGQRGGSLPSGAILSLDQIKAIRSCNEYTEGPAVAPRPAPGPPPSNADKQERTHEMILVNVNNNYEHRAVHPPALSRSTSSGSNSSDGSERGLLAPSHHRSPTVRTQPKSLNASMHPFLAPDVPLKQEKLDLAHLYICESCGKCKCSECMAPRPLPACLTCNGQCLCSAENVVEYGTCMCLVKGIFYHCSNDDDVGDPCADRPCSLSHPQCCSRFLCMGLMSTLFPCLLCYLPSKACVKACNSCHDRVKRPGCRCKNSNTVYCKLQNWNQTPGHAPGKLS; this is translated from the coding sequence ATGGATCATCACGGTCAGCGTGGAGGAAGCCTCCCATCCGGTGCCATCCTGTCCCTGGACCAGATCAAAGCCATCCGCTCATGCAACGAGTACACTGAGGGCCCGGCCGTAGCACCCAGACCGGCCCCGGGGCCTCCACCAAGCAACGCAGACAAGCAGGAGAGGACTCACGAGATGATCCTGGTGAATGTGAATAACAACTACGAGCACCGTGCGGTGCATCCACCAGCGCTCAGCAGATCCACGAGCTCCGGGAGCAATAGCAGCGACGGATCGGAGCGAGGCCTGCTAGCACCGTCGCATCATCGCAGTCCCACTGTACGGACTCAGCCGAAATCTCTGAATGCATCCATGCATCCGTTTCTCGCACCGGACGTTCCTCTTAAACAGGAAAAACTAGACTTGGCGCATTTATACATCTGCGAGAGTTGCGGGAAATGCAAATGCAGCGAATGCATGGCACCTCGTCCGCTTCCGGCGTGCCTCACATGCAACGGACAGTGCTTGTGTTCGGCTGAAAATGTTGTGGAGTATGGGACATGCATGTGTTTAGTCAAAGGGATTTTTTATCATTGCTCGAACGATGACGATGTTGGGGACCCATGCGCGGACCGGCCGTGTTCTCTGTCACATCCGCAGTGCTGCTCACGCTTTCTGTGCATGGGACTCATGTCGACACTCTTTCCATGTTTGCTGTGTTACCTGCCTTCTAAGGCTTGCGTGAAAGCGTGCAACTCGTGCCACGACCGCGTGAAGCGGCCTGGATGCCGCTGCAAGAACTCTAACACCGTTTACTGCAAGCTGCAGAACTGGAACCAGACGCCAGGACATGCGCCAGGAAAACTGTCCTGA